The window CGAACCCCGTGAAGATGAGGACGAGCAGGCCCTGCCCGGCGCGCAGAGCGCCGAGAACGCAGGGGCCTGAGCCACATGCTGCCGCAACTTTTCTCCCTGTTTGGATACCCGGTTCACACCTACGGCGTAACCGCGGCCATGGGCTTTCTGGCGGGCTTTTTCTTCGCGCGCTGGCAGGCGGTCGTTACCAAGCAGGATCCCGAGCACACCGCCGATCTCATCTTCTACGCGATTATCTTCGGCGTCATCGGCGCGCGCATTCTCTACGTGATGCTCGAGTGGAACAGCTACTTCGCCGAGCATCCAGGCGACATCCTCCGCATCGACAAGGGCGGACTAGTCTTCTACGGCGGTCCCCTGTTTACGGCGCTGCCGCTGTGGTGGGTCATGCGCCGCCGCGGGCTCTCGATCTGGGCGTACTCCGACCTCGTGATGCCGGCCACGATTCTGGGCCTTGGCTTCGGGCGCCTTGGCTGCCTGGCGGCCGGCTGCTGTTACGGCCACCCGGCGGAGGTTCCCTGGGCCATCCACTACCCGGAGGGCTCGACGCCGGCCTACGCTTATCTGGGCGCCGCCCTGCACCCCACCCCGCTGTATGAGTTTGCCGCCTGCATCGCCATCACCGCCATGGCGGCCTGGTACAACAAGCGCAAGCAGCGCCACGGCGAAACCTTCTTCCTCACGGTGCTGAGTTATGCCATCGCACGCTCGATCATCGAGGTCTTCCGCGGCGACAAGGTTCGCGGTTTCCTGATTGAAGACGTGCTCTCCACGAGCCAGGCCATCTCCATCTTCGTGGGAATCGCCTGCATCGGCGCATGGCTCTACTTCCGCAAGAAACCTACGAAGACCATGTCACTCGACTACTACCC is drawn from Chrysiogenia bacterium and contains these coding sequences:
- the lgt gene encoding prolipoprotein diacylglyceryl transferase, which gives rise to MLPQLFSLFGYPVHTYGVTAAMGFLAGFFFARWQAVVTKQDPEHTADLIFYAIIFGVIGARILYVMLEWNSYFAEHPGDILRIDKGGLVFYGGPLFTALPLWWVMRRRGLSIWAYSDLVMPATILGLGFGRLGCLAAGCCYGHPAEVPWAIHYPEGSTPAYAYLGAALHPTPLYEFAACIAITAMAAWYNKRKQRHGETFFLTVLSYAIARSIIEVFRGDKVRGFLIEDVLSTSQAISIFVGIACIGAWLYFRKKPTKTMSLDYYPKGEGPYGMRTDDSSA